The following are from one region of the Staphylococcus argenteus genome:
- a CDS encoding deoxynucleoside kinase has product MNNYGIPQNAIITIAGTVGVGKSTLTKALADKLNFKTSFENVDHNPYLFKFYSDFERWSFHLQIYFLAERFKEQKRMFEYGGGFVQDRSIYEDVDIFAKMHEEEGTMSQDDFKTYSDLFNAMVMTPYFPKPDVLIYLECDYDEVIDRIIERGREMEMNTDPEYWKKLFKRYDDWINNFNACPVVRININEYDIHENPDSLNPIIDKISRIIQTYRQVDTR; this is encoded by the coding sequence ATGAATAATTACGGTATTCCACAAAATGCCATTATAACCATTGCAGGTACTGTTGGTGTTGGTAAATCGACACTAACAAAAGCACTTGCTGATAAATTGAATTTTAAAACTTCTTTTGAAAATGTAGATCACAATCCATATTTGTTTAAATTTTATAGTGATTTTGAACGTTGGAGTTTTCATTTACAAATTTATTTTTTAGCAGAACGTTTTAAAGAGCAAAAACGCATGTTTGAATATGGTGGAGGCTTTGTCCAAGACCGCTCGATTTATGAAGATGTGGATATTTTTGCAAAAATGCATGAAGAAGAAGGTACAATGAGTCAAGATGATTTCAAAACATATTCTGACTTATTTAATGCCATGGTCATGACACCTTATTTTCCAAAGCCAGATGTATTAATTTACTTAGAATGTGATTACGATGAAGTTATTGACCGAATTATTGAACGTGGTCGTGAAATGGAAATGAATACAGATCCTGAATACTGGAAAAAATTATTTAAACGTTATGATGATTGGATTAATAACTTTAATGCATGTCCCGTTGTACGTATCAATATCAATGAATATGATATTCACGAAAATCCTGATTCATTAAATCCTATAATTGATAAAATATCACGTATTATACAAACATATCGTCAAGTAGATACGCGATAA
- a CDS encoding deoxynucleoside kinase, whose protein sequence is MNKPFIAIEGPIGVGKSSLAHKLSQTLDFYEEKEIITENPFLSDFYEDISKWSFQTEMFFLCNRYKQFQDVTQLNQGVVSDYHIHKNKIFAKNTLNKTEFQKFSKIYDILTEDMIMPNMIIFLDADLDVLKARIAKRNRSFEHQIEDEYLLKLKKDYREYYDSLQNNGANVVLIDTTSIDFLKNEQDYEDILHIILPMIGDITNE, encoded by the coding sequence ATGAACAAACCTTTTATTGCAATTGAAGGACCTATTGGCGTAGGAAAATCTTCACTTGCACACAAACTAAGTCAAACTTTAGATTTTTATGAAGAAAAAGAAATTATCACTGAAAATCCATTTTTATCAGACTTTTATGAAGATATCTCTAAATGGAGTTTTCAAACTGAAATGTTCTTTTTATGTAATAGATATAAACAATTTCAAGATGTAACACAACTCAATCAAGGCGTTGTTAGTGATTATCATATACATAAAAATAAGATATTTGCTAAAAATACTTTAAATAAAACTGAGTTTCAAAAATTTAGTAAAATCTATGATATTTTAACAGAAGATATGATTATGCCGAATATGATTATCTTTTTAGATGCAGACCTTGATGTGTTAAAAGCAAGAATCGCTAAACGAAATCGTAGTTTCGAACACCAAATAGAAGATGAGTATCTTTTAAAGTTAAAAAAGGACTATCGTGAATATTATGATTCATTACAAAATAATGGTGCGAACGTTGTTTTAATTGATACAACTTCTATTGATTTTCTAAAAAACGAGCAAGATTATGAAGATATACTACATATTATATTACCTATGATAGGAGATATTACAAATGAATAA
- the tadA gene encoding tRNA adenosine(34) deaminase TadA has protein sequence MTNDIYFMTLAIEEAKKAAQLGEVPIGAIITKDDGVIARAHNLRETLQQPTAHAEHIAIERAAKVLGSWRLEGCTLYVTLEPCVMCAGTIVMSRIPRVVYGADDPKGGCSGSLMNLLQQSDFNHRAIVDKGVLKETCSTLLTTFFKNLRANKKSTK, from the coding sequence ATGACAAATGATATATATTTTATGACGTTAGCGATAGAAGAAGCTAAAAAAGCTGCACAATTAGGCGAAGTGCCTATAGGTGCCATCATTACTAAAGATGATGGAGTTATCGCTAGAGCACACAATTTAAGAGAAACACTTCAACAACCAACAGCACATGCTGAACATATTGCAATTGAACGTGCAGCAAAAGTATTAGGTAGTTGGCGTTTGGAAGGCTGTACATTATACGTAACCTTAGAACCTTGTGTTATGTGCGCAGGTACGATTGTAATGAGTCGTATACCAAGAGTAGTTTATGGTGCAGACGATCCAAAAGGTGGTTGTAGTGGTAGTTTAATGAACTTATTGCAACAGTCTGATTTTAATCATCGTGCAATTGTTGATAAAGGTGTACTTAAAGAAACATGCAGTACGTTATTAACAACATTTTTCAAAAACTTAAGAGCCAATAAGAAATCCACCAAGTAG
- a CDS encoding Cof-type HAD-IIB family hydrolase, with protein sequence MIKLIATDMDGTLLNAAHEISQPNIDAIKYAQEQGITVVIATGRAFYEAQAPVADTDLVVPYICLNGAEVRDETFNVMSTSHLNKSLVHKITKVLKDADIYYQVYTSRAIYTEDPQRDLEIYIDIAERAGQHANVERIRNGIQRRIDNGTLKVVDNYDAIEDIPGELIMKILAFDADLEKIDKASKILAESPNLAVSSSSRGNIEITHSDAQKGIALETIAERLGIEMKDVMAIGDNLNDVSMLAKAGYPVAMENGADEVKEIAKYITDTNENSGVGKAIMKLLREQQD encoded by the coding sequence ATGATAAAATTAATAGCCACAGATATGGATGGTACACTTCTAAATGCAGCACATGAAATTTCTCAACCTAACATTGATGCAATTAAATACGCACAAGAACAAGGAATAACAGTCGTAATTGCGACTGGTCGAGCTTTTTATGAAGCACAAGCACCTGTTGCAGATACGGATTTAGTAGTACCTTATATTTGTTTGAATGGTGCAGAAGTACGTGATGAAACATTTAATGTAATGAGCACATCACACCTTAATAAATCATTAGTACATAAGATTACTAAAGTATTAAAAGATGCAGATATTTATTATCAAGTATACACGAGTCGAGCAATTTATACGGAAGATCCTCAAAGAGATTTGGAAATTTATATCGATATTGCTGAACGTGCAGGTCAACATGCAAACGTTGAACGTATTAGAAATGGTATTCAAAGACGCATCGATAATGGTACGTTAAAAGTCGTTGATAATTATGATGCGATTGAAGATATACCTGGCGAGTTAATTATGAAAATTTTAGCATTTGATGCAGATTTAGAAAAAATAGACAAAGCGAGTAAAATTTTAGCTGAATCTCCAAACTTAGCAGTATCATCGTCATCAAGAGGTAATATCGAAATTACACATTCAGATGCTCAAAAAGGCATAGCATTAGAAACGATAGCTGAAAGATTAGGTATTGAAATGAAAGATGTTATGGCCATAGGTGATAATTTAAATGACGTATCAATGTTAGCTAAAGCTGGCTACCCAGTTGCTATGGAAAATGGTGCTGATGAAGTAAAAGAAATTGCAAAATATATCACAGATACTAATGAAAATAGTGGTGTAGGTAAAGCTATCATGAAATTATTGCGTGAACAACAAGATTAA
- a CDS encoding NADPH-dependent FMN reductase, which produces MKGLIIIGSAQVNSHTNALATYLTEHFKTHNIEAEIFDLAENPLNQLDFSGTTPSVDEIKQNIKNLKDKAMAADFLILGTPNYHGSYSGILKNALDHLNMDYFKMKPVGLIGNSGGIVSSEPLSHLRVIVRSLLGIAVPTQIATHDSDFAKNEDGTYYLNDSEFQLRARLFVDQIVSFAHNSPYEHLK; this is translated from the coding sequence ATGAAAGGATTAATAATTATTGGAAGTGCACAAGTGAACTCACACACAAATGCACTAGCAACATATTTAACAGAACATTTTAAAACACATAATATTGAAGCGGAAATATTTGATTTAGCTGAAAACCCATTAAATCAATTAGATTTTTCTGGAACAACTCCTTCTGTAGATGAAATTAAACAAAATATTAAAAATTTAAAAGATAAAGCAATGGCGGCAGATTTTTTAATTTTGGGTACACCAAATTATCACGGTTCATATTCAGGTATTTTAAAAAATGCACTAGACCACTTAAATATGGATTATTTTAAAATGAAGCCAGTAGGATTAATTGGTAATAGTGGAGGAATTGTAAGTTCAGAGCCACTGTCACATTTAAGAGTTATTGTCAGAAGTTTGTTAGGTATTGCTGTACCAACTCAAATTGCGACACATGATTCTGATTTTGCAAAAAATGAAGATGGTACTTATTATTTAAACGATAGTGAGTTCCAATTACGTGCGAGATTATTTGTCGACCAAATTGTATCGTTTGCACATAATAGTCCTTACGAACATTTAAAATAA
- the sdrC gene encoding MSCRAMM family adhesin SdrC, with protein sequence MNNKKTTTTRNGMMPSKLNKFSIRKYTVGTASILVGTTLIFGLSNHEAKAAESTSEEINKAKNEATGTNEKQVSEKVDSSQQNGNVQTKTSEQPKVTMSNDTSVKKTSGNTQSPQIATANQSTTQTNNKVTTNDKAATTYSNESSKSNLTQAKDVSTTPKTTTIKPRTLNRMAVNTVAAPQTGTNVNDKVHFSNIDIAIDKGHLNKDTGNTEFWATSSDVLKLKANYTIDDSVKEGDTFTFKYGQYFRPGSVRLPSQTQNLYNAQGNIIAKGIYDSATNTTTYTFTNYVDQYTNVSGSIEQVSFAKRENATTDKATYKMEVTLGNDSYSKDVIVDYGNKKTQPLISSTNYINNEDLSRNMTAYVNQPKNTYTKETFVTNLTGYKFNPNAKNFKIYEVTDQNQFVDSFTPDTSKLKDVTDQFDIKYSNDNKTATVDLMKGQSSSNKQYIIQQVAYPDNTSTDNGKIDYILDTDKTKYSWSNSYSNVNGSSTANGDQKKYNLGDYVWEDTNKDGKQDANEKGIKGVYVILKDSNGKELDRTTTDENGKYQFTGLSNGTYSVEFSTPTGYTPTTANAGTDDAVDSDGLTTTGVIKDADNMTLDSGFYKTPKYSLGDYVWYDSNKDGKQDPTEKGIKGVKVTLQNEKGEVIGTTETDENGKYRFDNLDSGKYKVIFEKPAGLTQTGTNTTEDDKDADGGEVDVTITDHDDFTLDNGYYEEETSDSDSDSDSDSDSDSDSDSDSDSDSDSDSDSDSDSDSDSDSDSDSDSDSDSDSDSDSDSDSDSDSDSDSDSDSDSDSDSDSDSDSDSDSDSDSDSDSDSDSDSDSDSDSDSDSDSDSDSDSDSDSDSDSDSDSDSDSDSDSDSDSDSDSDSDSDSDSDSDSDSDSDSDSDSDSDSDSDSDSDSDSDSDSDSDSDSDSDSDSDSDSDSDSDSDSDSDSDSDSDSDSDSDSDSDSDSDSDSDSDSDSDSDSDSDSDSDSDSDSDSDSDSDSDSDAGKHTPAKPMSTVKDHHNKAKALPETGSEDNGTNNATLFGGLFAALGSLLLFGRRKKQNK encoded by the coding sequence ATGAATAATAAAAAGACAACAACAACTAGAAATGGCATGATGCCAAGTAAATTAAACAAGTTTTCAATAAGAAAATATACAGTAGGTACAGCCTCAATTTTAGTAGGTACGACATTAATTTTTGGGTTAAGTAATCACGAAGCAAAAGCTGCAGAAAGCACAAGTGAAGAAATAAATAAGGCGAAAAATGAAGCAACTGGAACAAATGAGAAGCAGGTCAGTGAAAAAGTTGATAGTAGTCAACAAAATGGCAATGTACAAACAAAAACTTCAGAACAGCCTAAAGTAACGATGAGTAATGATACGTCAGTTAAAAAAACTAGTGGAAATACGCAATCACCACAAATCGCTACTGCTAATCAATCTACTACACAAACAAATAATAAAGTAACTACAAATGATAAAGCAGCAACTACATATAGTAACGAATCTAGTAAAAGTAATTTAACACAGGCAAAAGACGTTTCAACTACGCCTAAAACAACGACTATTAAACCAAGAACGTTAAATCGTATGGCAGTAAATACTGTTGCAGCACCACAAACAGGTACAAATGTTAACGATAAAGTTCATTTTTCAAATATTGATATTGCGATTGATAAAGGACACTTAAATAAAGATACTGGTAATACTGAGTTTTGGGCAACTTCAAGTGACGTTTTAAAATTAAAAGCAAATTACACAATCGATGATTCTGTTAAAGAGGGAGATACATTTACTTTTAAATATGGACAATATTTCCGTCCGGGTTCTGTAAGATTACCATCACAAACACAAAATTTATATAATGCTCAAGGTAACATTATTGCCAAAGGTATTTATGATAGTGCAACAAATACAACAACATATACATTTACGAATTACGTTGATCAATATACAAATGTTAGTGGTAGTATTGAGCAAGTTTCATTTGCGAAACGTGAAAATGCAACAACTGACAAAGCAACTTATAAAATGGAAGTAACTCTAGGTAATGACTCATATAGTAAAGATGTCATTGTAGACTATGGGAATAAGAAAACACAACCACTTATTTCTAGTACTAATTATATTAATAATGAAGATTTATCACGTAATATGACTGCGTATGTAAACCAACCTAAAAATACATATACAAAAGAAACATTTGTAACTAATTTAACAGGTTATAAATTTAATCCAAATGCAAAAAACTTTAAAATATATGAAGTGACAGATCAAAATCAATTTGTTGATAGTTTTACACCAGATACTTCAAAACTTAAAGATGTCACTGATCAGTTCGATATTAAATATAGTAATGATAATAAAACTGCTACAGTTGACTTAATGAAAGGACAATCCAGCAGTAATAAACAATATATTATTCAACAAGTTGCATATCCAGATAATACTTCAACTGATAATGGGAAAATTGATTATATTTTAGATACTGATAAAACTAAGTATAGTTGGTCAAATAGTTATTCCAATGTAAATGGTTCTTCTACTGCAAATGGCGATCAAAAGAAATATAATCTAGGTGATTATGTATGGGAAGATACTAATAAAGATGGTAAACAAGATGCCAATGAAAAAGGAATTAAAGGTGTTTATGTCATTCTTAAAGATAGTAACGGTAAAGAACTAGATCGTACTACTACAGATGAAAATGGTAAATATCAGTTCACAGGTTTGAGCAATGGAACATATAGTGTAGAGTTTTCAACACCAACCGGTTACACACCGACAACTGCAAACGCAGGGACTGATGATGCTGTAGATTCTGATGGACTAACAACAACAGGTGTCATCAAAGATGCTGATAACATGACGTTAGATAGTGGTTTCTACAAAACACCAAAATACAGTTTAGGTGATTACGTTTGGTACGATAGTAATAAAGACGGTAAACAAGATCCAACTGAAAAAGGAATTAAAGGCGTTAAAGTTACTTTGCAAAATGAAAAAGGCGAAGTAATTGGAACTACTGAAACTGATGAAAATGGTAAATATCGTTTTGATAATTTAGACAGCGGTAAATACAAAGTTATCTTTGAAAAGCCTGCTGGCTTAACACAAACAGGTACAAATACAACTGAAGATGATAAAGATGCCGATGGTGGCGAGGTTGACGTAACAATTACGGATCATGATGATTTCACACTTGATAACGGCTACTACGAAGAAGAAACATCAGACAGTGACTCCGATTCAGATAGCGACTCAGACTCAGATAGCGATTCAGATTCAGACAGCGACTCAGACTCAGATAGCGACTCAGATTCAGATAGCGACTCAGACTCAGATAGCGACTCAGACTCAGATAGCGATTCAGATTCAGACAGCGACTCAGACTCAGATAGCGATTCAGATTCAGATAGTGATTCCGACTCAGACAGCGACTCAGACTCAGACAGCGACTCAGATTCAGACAGCGACTCAGACTCAGATAGCGATTCAGATTCAGATAGCGACTCAGATTCAGATAGCGACTCAGACTCGGACAGCGACTCAGACTCGGACAGCGACTCAGACTCAGATAGTGATTCAGATTCAGATAGTGACTCAGATTCAGATAGCGACTCAGACTCAGACAGCGATTCCGACTCAGACAGCGATTCAGATTCAGATAGTGACTCAGATTCAGATAGCGACTCAGACTCAGATAGTGATTCAGATTCAGATAGTGACTCAGATTCAGATAGCGACTCGGATTCAGATAGCGATTCAGATTCAGATAGTGACTCAGATTCAGACAGTGACTCAGATTCAGATAGCGACTCAGATTCAGATAGCGATTCCGACTCAGATAGTGACTCCGACTCAGATAGCGACTCGGATTCAGATAGCGACTCAGATTCAGACAGCGATTCAGATTCAGATAGCGATTCAGATTCAGATAGCGATTCAGATTCAGATAGCGATTCCGACTCAGATAGCGATTCTGACTCAGATAGTGACTCAGATTCAGATAGCGACTCAGATTCAGACAGCGACTCAGACTCAGATGCAGGTAAACATACACCGGCTAAACCAATGAGTACGGTTAAAGATCATCACAATAAAGCAAAAGCATTACCAGAAACAGGTAGTGAAGACAATGGTACAAATAACGCTACATTATTCGGTGGATTATTTGCGGCATTAGGATCATTATTACTATTCGGTCGTCGTAAAAAACAAAACAAATAA
- the sdrD gene encoding MSCRAMM family adhesin SdrD, which yields MLNRENKTAMTRKGMVSNRLNKFSIRKYTVGTASILVGTTLIFGLGNQEAKAAESTNKELNEATTSASDNQSSSKVDNQQLNQEENTKNEYQKEMVSSQGTEKTSNENKTQSLEKESVQSSTGNKAEVSTAKSDEQALPKSTNISSNTKQTISNQEVSQSDFQEKKSEVNVQSTNEENKDTEVKTAPTTLNVKSDAIKSNTETLVDNNSNSNNENNADIILPKSTAPKRLNTRMRMAAVQPSSADSKNVNDLITSTTSLTVVDADKNNKIVPAQDYLSLKSQISVDDKVKSGDYFTIKYSDTVQVYGLNPEDIKNIGDIKDPNNGETIATAKHDTVNNLITYTFTDYVDRFNSVKMGINYSIYMDADTIPVSKNDVEFNVTIGNDTTKTTANIQYPDYVTRDNNSIGSAFTETVSHAGNAEDPGYYKQTVYVNPSEKSLTNAKLKVEAYHKDYPDNVGQINKDVTKIKIYQAPKDYILNKGYDVNTNQLIDVTEQFKDKITYGANDSVNVDFGNINNSYVVVVDTKFEYTTSESPTLVQMATLSSDGNKSVSTGNALGFTNNQSGGAGQEVYKIGNYVWEDTNKNGIQELGEVGVKGVTVVAYDNKTNKEVGRTITDEKGGYLIPNLPNGDYRVEFSNIPQGYEVTPSKQGNNEELDSNGVSSVITVNGKDNLSADLGIYKPKYNLGDYVWEDTNKNGIQDQDEKGISGVTVTLKDENDKILKTVTTDADGKYKFTDLENGNYKVEFTTPEGYTPTSQNTGGNDTVDSNGLTTTGVINGADNMTLDSGFYKTPKYNLGNYVWEDTNKDGKQDSTEKGISGVTVTLKNENGEVLQTTKTDKDGKYQFTGLENGTYKVEFETPTGYTPTQVGSGSDESIDSNGTSTTGIIKDKDNDTIDSGFYKPTYNLGDYVWEDTNKNGIQDQDEKGISGVTVTLKDENDKILKTVKTDADGKYQFTDLNNGTYKVEFETPAGYTPTTVTSGNDTEKDSNGLTTTGVIKDADNMTLDSGFYKTPKYSLGDYVWYDSNKDGKQDPTEKGIKGVKVTLQNEKGEVIGTTETDENGKYRFDNLDSGKYKVIFEKPAGLTQTGTNTTEDDKDADGGEVDVTITDHDDFTLDNGYYEEETSDSDSDSDSDSDSDSDSDSDSDSDSDSDSDSDSDSDSDSDSDSDSDSDSDSDSDSDSDSDSDSDSDSDSDSDSDSDSDSDSDSDSDSDSDSDSDSDSDSDSDSDSDSDSDSDSDSDSDSDSDSDSDSDNDSDSDSDSDSDSDSDSDSDSDSDSDSDSDSDSDSDSDSDSDSDSDSDSDSDSDSDSDSDSDSDSDSDSDSDSDSDSDSDSDSDSDSDSDSDSDSDSDSDSDSESDSDSDSEVGKHTPAKPMSTVKEHHNKAKALPETGSEDNGSNNATLFGGLFAALGSLLLFGRRKKQNK from the coding sequence ATGCTAAACAGAGAAAACAAAACGGCAATGACAAGAAAAGGCATGGTATCTAATCGATTAAATAAATTTTCGATTAGGAAGTACACAGTGGGAACAGCATCAATTTTAGTAGGTACAACATTAATTTTTGGTCTAGGGAACCAAGAAGCAAAAGCTGCAGAAAGTACCAATAAAGAATTGAACGAAGCGACAACTTCAGCAAGTGACAATCAATCGAGTAGTAAAGTTGATAACCAGCAACTAAATCAAGAAGAAAATACTAAAAATGAATATCAAAAAGAAATGGTATCATCGCAAGGTACTGAAAAGACTTCAAATGAAAATAAAACTCAATCATTAGAAAAAGAAAGCGTACAATCTTCTACTGGAAATAAAGCTGAAGTTTCAACTGCCAAATCAGATGAGCAAGCTTTACCAAAATCTACGAATATCTCTTCGAATACTAAACAAACAATAAGTAATCAAGAAGTGTCGCAATCTGATTTCCAAGAGAAAAAGTCAGAGGTAAATGTTCAATCAACTAATGAGGAAAACAAAGATACAGAAGTCAAAACTGCACCAACTACATTAAATGTTAAAAGTGATGCTATAAAGAGTAATACTGAAACTCTTGTTGATAACAATAGTAATTCAAATAATGAAAATAATGCAGATATAATTTTGCCGAAAAGCACAGCGCCTAAACGTTTGAATACAAGAATGCGTATGGCAGCAGTACAACCTTCATCAGCAGACTCTAAAAATGTTAATGATTTAATTACATCAACGACATCTTTAACTGTGGTCGATGCAGATAAAAATAATAAAATTGTGCCTGCACAAGATTATTTATCATTAAAATCTCAAATTTCAGTTGATGACAAAGTTAAATCGGGTGATTATTTCACAATTAAATATTCAGATACTGTACAAGTGTATGGTTTGAATCCAGAAGATATTAAAAATATTGGTGATATAAAAGATCCAAATAATGGGGAAACAATTGCTACGGCCAAACACGATACTGTAAATAATTTAATTACATATACATTTACAGATTATGTAGATCGATTTAATTCAGTAAAAATGGGAATTAATTACTCAATTTATATGGATGCAGATACCATTCCTGTTAGTAAAAACGATGTTGAGTTTAATGTGACTATAGGGAATGACACAACAAAAACTACTGCAAACATTCAATATCCAGATTATGTTACTAGAGATAATAATTCTATAGGTTCAGCGTTTACTGAAACTGTTTCACATGCAGGTAATGCAGAAGATCCTGGTTATTATAAACAGACTGTTTATGTAAATCCATCAGAAAAATCTTTAACAAATGCTAAATTAAAAGTTGAAGCTTATCATAAAGATTATCCTGATAATGTAGGTCAAATAAATAAAGATGTAACTAAAATTAAAATTTATCAAGCGCCAAAAGACTATATTTTAAACAAAGGTTATGATGTTAATACAAATCAGCTAATAGATGTAACAGAACAATTTAAGGATAAGATTACATATGGAGCTAATGACAGTGTCAATGTTGATTTTGGTAACATAAACAATTCTTATGTAGTTGTGGTGGATACGAAATTTGAATATACAACTAGTGAAAGTCCAACACTTGTTCAAATGGCAACTTTGTCTTCTGATGGAAATAAATCAGTTTCTACTGGTAATGCTTTAGGATTCACCAACAACCAAAGTGGTGGCGCTGGTCAAGAAGTATATAAAATTGGTAACTATGTTTGGGAAGATACAAATAAGAATGGTATTCAAGAATTAGGAGAAGTTGGAGTAAAAGGTGTAACAGTGGTTGCTTATGACAACAAAACTAATAAAGAAGTTGGAAGAACAATTACTGATGAAAAAGGTGGTTATTTAATTCCAAACTTGCCTAATGGAGATTATCGTGTAGAATTTTCAAATATACCACAAGGTTATGAAGTAACACCATCAAAGCAAGGAAATAATGAAGAATTAGATTCCAATGGCGTATCTTCAGTGATTACAGTTAATGGAAAAGATAACCTTTCTGCTGATTTAGGTATCTACAAACCTAAATACAACTTAGGCGACTATGTCTGGGAAGATACAAATAAGAACGGTATCCAAGATCAAGATGAAAAAGGTATATCCGGTGTAACAGTTACTTTAAAAGATGAAAACGACAAAATCTTAAAAACAGTAACAACAGATGCTGACGGCAAGTATAAATTCACTGATTTAGAAAACGGTAATTACAAGGTGGAATTTACTACACCAGAAGGTTACACACCGACTTCTCAAAATACAGGTGGAAATGATACTGTAGATTCTAATGGTTTAACTACTACAGGTGTTATTAATGGTGCAGATAACATGACACTAGATAGTGGATTTTACAAAACACCGAAATATAATTTAGGTAATTATGTATGGGAAGATACAAATAAAGATGGTAAGCAAGATTCAACAGAAAAAGGTATATCCGGCGTAACAGTTACATTGAAAAATGAAAATGGAGAAGTTTTACAAACAACTAAAACAGATAAAGATGGTAAATATCAATTTACTGGATTAGAAAACGGAACTTATAAAGTTGAATTCGAAACACCAACAGGTTACACACCAACACAAGTTGGGTCAGGTAGTGATGAAAGTATAGATTCAAATGGTACTTCAACAACAGGTATCATTAAAGATAAAGACAACGATACAATTGACTCTGGGTTCTATAAACCAACATACAACTTAGGCGACTATGTCTGGGAAGATACAAATAAAAACGGTATCCAAGATCAAGATGAAAAAGGTATATCCGGTGTAACAGTTACTTTAAAAGATGAAAACGACAAAATTTTAAAAACAGTTAAAACAGATGCTGATGGTAAATACCAATTCACTGATTTAAATAATGGAACATATAAAGTTGAATTTGAAACACCGGCAGGTTATACACCGACTACTGTTACTTCTGGAAATGATACTGAAAAGGATTCAAATGGTTTAACAACAACAGGTGTCATCAAAGATGCTGATAACATGACGTTAGATAGTGGATTCTATAAAACACCAAAATACAGTTTAGGTGATTACGTTTGGTATGACAGTAATAAAGATGGCAAACAAGATCCAACTGAAAAAGGAATTAAAGGCGTTAAAGTTACTTTGCAAAATGAAAAAGGCGAAGTAATTGGCACTACTGAAACTGATGAAAATGGTAAATATCGTTTTGATAATTTAGATAGTGGCAAATACAAAGTTATCTTTGAAAAGCCTGCTGGCTTAACACAAACAGGTACAAATACAACTGAAGATGATAAAGATGCCGATGGTGGCGAGGTTGACGTAACAATTACGGATCATGATGATTTCACACTTGATAACGGCTACTACGAAGAAGAAACATCAGACAGTGACTCAGATTCAGATAGCGACTCAGACTCAGATAGTGATTCCGACTCAGACAGCGACTCAGACTCAGATAGCGATTCAGATTCAGATAGTGATTCCGACTCAGACAGCGACTCAGACTCAGATAGCGATTCAGATTCAGACAGCGACTCAGACTCAGATAGCGATTCAGATTCAGACAGCGACTCAGATTCAGACAGCGACTCAGACTCAGATAGCGATTCAGATTCAGACAGCGACTCAGATTCAGATAGCGACTCAGATTCAGATAGCGACTCAGACTCGGACAGCGACTCAGACTCAGACAGCGACTCAGACTCAGACAGCGATTCAGATTCAGATAGCGACTCAGATTCAGACAGTGACTCAGATTCAGATAACGATTCAGATTCAGACAGCGACTCAGACTCAGACAGCGATTCAGACTCAGATAGCGATTCCGACTCAGATAGCGATTCAGATTCAGACAGCGACTCAGACTCAGACAGCGATTCAGACTCAGATAGCGATTCCGACTCAGACAGCGATTCAGATTCAGATAGTGATTCCGACTCAGATAGCGACTCAGATTCAGATAGCGATTCAGACTCAGATAGTGACTCCGACTCAGATAGCGACTCGGATTCAGATAGCGATTCAGATTCAGACAGTGACTCAGACTCAGATAGTGATTCAGATTCAGACAGTGAGTCAGATTCAGATAGTGACTCAGAAGTAGGTAAACATACACCGGCTAAACCAATGAGTACGGTTAAAGAGCATCACAATAAAGCAAAAGCATTACCAGAAACAGGTAGTGAAGATAATGGTTCAAATAACGCTACATTATTCGGCGGATTATTTGCGGCATTAGGATCATTATTACTATTCGGTCGTCGTAAAAAACAAAACAAATAA